One window of the Rhodococcus sovatensis genome contains the following:
- a CDS encoding electron transfer flavoprotein subunit alpha/FixB family protein, producing MAEVLVLVEHVEGTLKKVSTELITAARALGEPSAVVTGPAGTTDKLADALTEAGAEKIYAAESDDIDGFVITPKVDVLSALAESVSPAAIFTAASIEGKEVAGRLAARLGSGLHNDVIAVSGDGSATYSIFGGAFTVEAKANGDVPVISLRPGAVEAEPKAGAGTRETVEVPAQEEGVTKVTSRDPIVGGDRPELTEATVVVSGGRGVGSADKFSVVEALADSLGAAVGASRAAVDSGYYPGQFQVGQTGKTVSPQLYIALGISGAIQHRAGMQTSKTIVAVNKDEEAPIFEIADYGIVGDLFNVAPQLTEAVKKHKG from the coding sequence ATGGCAGAAGTACTCGTGCTCGTGGAGCACGTCGAAGGAACACTGAAGAAGGTCAGTACCGAACTGATCACCGCGGCTCGGGCTCTCGGTGAGCCGTCGGCAGTCGTCACCGGTCCGGCAGGAACGACCGACAAGCTGGCCGACGCACTGACCGAAGCAGGCGCTGAGAAGATCTACGCCGCCGAGTCCGACGACATCGACGGATTCGTCATCACCCCGAAGGTCGACGTGCTGTCTGCCCTCGCCGAGTCAGTGAGTCCGGCGGCGATCTTCACAGCCGCCAGCATCGAAGGCAAAGAGGTCGCTGGTCGTCTCGCAGCACGCCTGGGATCCGGTCTGCACAACGACGTCATCGCAGTCAGCGGCGACGGAAGTGCTACCTACTCCATTTTCGGTGGAGCATTCACCGTCGAGGCCAAGGCCAACGGCGACGTCCCCGTCATCTCCCTCCGTCCGGGTGCAGTCGAGGCCGAGCCGAAAGCCGGAGCCGGAACCCGCGAGACCGTCGAGGTCCCGGCCCAGGAAGAGGGCGTCACCAAGGTCACCTCGCGCGACCCGATCGTCGGTGGCGACCGTCCGGAACTCACCGAGGCCACCGTCGTTGTGTCGGGTGGACGAGGCGTCGGTAGCGCTGACAAGTTCAGCGTCGTCGAAGCTCTCGCCGACTCGCTCGGTGCAGCCGTCGGCGCTTCGCGCGCAGCGGTCGACTCCGGTTACTACCCGGGCCAGTTCCAGGTCGGGCAGACAGGCAAGACCGTCTCGCCGCAGCTCTACATCGCACTCGGCATTTCCGGTGCCATCCAGCACCGCGCCGGCATGCAGACCTCCAAGACGATCGTCGCTGTCAACAAGGACGAGGAAGCTCCCATCTTCGAGATCGCCGACTACGGCATCGTGGGCGATCTGTTCAACGTCGCGCCGCAGTTGACCGAAGCGGTCAAG
- a CDS encoding electron transfer flavoprotein subunit beta/FixA family protein: MTNIVVLIKQVPDTWSERKLTDGDFTLDREAADAVLDEINERAVEEALLIKESQGGEVKVLSAGPDRATDAIRKALSMGADSAVHLNDPSLHGSDAIQTAYALAAALGNVAFENDEPADLIIAGNEATDGRTGAVPAIIAEYLQIPALTQLRKLTVDAGKVSGERETDEGIFGLEAALPAIVSVTEKINEPRFPSFKGIMAAKKKTVQTITLADIGVEDGIVGVENAGTTVTSSTPKPPKTAGERVTDEGDGGDKIATYLVGQKII; this comes from the coding sequence ATGACGAACATCGTTGTTTTGATCAAGCAGGTTCCCGACACGTGGTCCGAGCGCAAGCTCACCGACGGCGACTTCACGCTCGACCGTGAGGCGGCAGACGCAGTGCTCGACGAGATCAACGAGCGCGCTGTCGAGGAAGCTCTGCTCATCAAGGAGTCTCAGGGCGGCGAGGTGAAGGTTCTGTCAGCAGGCCCCGACCGCGCAACCGACGCGATCCGCAAGGCGCTCTCGATGGGCGCCGACAGCGCGGTCCACCTGAACGACCCTTCGCTCCACGGTTCGGACGCCATCCAGACTGCATACGCACTCGCCGCTGCTCTCGGCAATGTCGCATTCGAGAACGACGAGCCTGCCGACCTGATCATCGCAGGCAACGAGGCCACCGACGGCCGCACCGGCGCCGTGCCCGCGATCATCGCCGAGTACTTGCAGATCCCCGCCCTCACCCAGCTGCGCAAGCTGACTGTGGATGCGGGCAAGGTCTCGGGCGAACGCGAGACGGACGAAGGCATCTTCGGTCTCGAAGCAGCGCTGCCCGCGATCGTCAGCGTCACCGAGAAGATCAACGAGCCGCGCTTCCCGTCCTTCAAGGGCATCATGGCCGCGAAGAAGAAGACGGTACAGACGATCACGCTCGCCGATATCGGCGTCGAGGACGGCATCGTCGGAGTCGAGAACGCAGGAACGACCGTCACGTCCTCCACCCCCAAGCCTCCCAAGACCGCAGGCGAGCGGGTTACCGACGAGGGCGACGGCGGCGACAAGATCGCTACCTACCTCGTAGGCCAGAAGATCATCTGA
- a CDS encoding class I SAM-dependent methyltransferase, translated as MSDSSSADASVEPRPETLPLTGERTVPGIAQENYWFRRHEVVYEKLLTHCTGRVVLEAGSGEGYGANMIADVAASVTCLDYDASAADHVRGRYPRVGMLRGNLAQLPFADNSVDVVVNFQVIEHLWDQGQFLDECFRVLTPGGALLISTPNRITFSPGRDTPLNPFHTRELNADELTELLVESNFVVQTMTGVHHGRVLRELDAKHGGSFIDAQIERALAGEDWPADLTADVAAISTADFDIDPSDMYGSLDLVAIAVKPGQQSALSG; from the coding sequence GTGAGCGATTCATCATCAGCCGACGCCTCCGTGGAACCGCGGCCCGAGACACTTCCCCTCACCGGGGAGCGCACTGTGCCCGGCATCGCCCAGGAGAACTACTGGTTCCGCCGGCACGAGGTCGTGTACGAGAAGTTGTTGACGCACTGCACCGGGCGCGTAGTTCTGGAAGCTGGATCCGGAGAAGGCTACGGCGCCAACATGATTGCCGACGTTGCCGCATCGGTGACCTGCCTCGACTACGACGCTTCGGCAGCCGACCACGTACGTGGTCGCTACCCGAGGGTCGGCATGCTGCGAGGAAACTTGGCACAGCTTCCGTTCGCCGACAACTCCGTTGATGTCGTCGTCAACTTCCAGGTCATCGAGCACCTCTGGGATCAGGGCCAGTTCCTCGACGAGTGCTTCCGAGTCCTGACGCCAGGAGGAGCGCTGCTGATCAGCACGCCTAACCGGATCACGTTCTCGCCGGGTCGCGACACACCGCTCAACCCTTTCCACACTCGCGAACTGAACGCCGACGAGCTCACCGAACTGCTTGTCGAGAGCAACTTCGTCGTACAGACGATGACGGGTGTGCACCACGGGAGGGTGCTACGCGAACTCGACGCCAAACACGGCGGGTCGTTCATCGATGCTCAGATCGAACGCGCGCTCGCCGGTGAGGACTGGCCTGCGGACCTCACTGCCGACGTCGCCGCGATTTCGACGGCCGACTTCGATATCGACCCGTCCGACATGTACGGCAGCCTCGATCTCGTGGCCATCGCGGTGAAACCGGGCCAACAGTCTGCGCTGAGCGGTTGA
- a CDS encoding glycoside hydrolase family 57 protein has protein sequence MFALVLHSHLPWLANHGRWPVGEEWLYQSWAGSYLPLTDMLTALADEGRTHLLTLGITPVLAAQLDDPHCLSGMHHWLANWQLRAHEATDRDLSSREHRSAAQALATFETRWRHGGSPVLRPLVDAGTVEMLGGPLAHPFQPLMDERLREFSLSEGLADARMRLGTRPDGIWAPECAYAPGMERGYADAGVTHFMVDGPALRGDTSLGRRVRDSDVVAFGRDLEVSYRVWSPKSGYPGHSAYRDFHTYDHATGLKHARVTGRGVESADKAPYDPEAASAAVDKHVTDFVDTVRRRLRSESNRIGRPALVVAAFDTELFGHWWFEGPVWLERVLRALPEAGIDVGTLADARDRGFVGARVDLPLSSWGSGKDWRVWNGEAVQDLVGLNAEVTATALDAIDKSRDHSFGKPELRNRVNDQMVRETLNTIASDWAFMVSKDSAAEYARQRAHVHAHALREIADATERGHAGRAAELAEQWNRADGLFPALDARRLRTDRPFGGER, from the coding sequence ATGTTCGCCCTCGTTCTGCACTCTCATCTCCCCTGGCTCGCCAACCACGGCCGGTGGCCGGTCGGCGAAGAGTGGCTGTACCAGTCGTGGGCAGGTTCCTATCTGCCGTTGACAGACATGCTCACGGCGCTCGCCGACGAGGGCCGCACGCACCTACTGACCTTGGGCATCACACCCGTGCTGGCCGCTCAGCTTGACGATCCGCACTGCTTGTCAGGAATGCATCACTGGCTCGCCAACTGGCAGCTTCGCGCGCACGAGGCGACCGATCGTGATCTGTCGAGTCGCGAGCACCGTTCCGCCGCACAGGCTCTCGCCACCTTCGAAACTCGGTGGCGGCACGGCGGATCGCCGGTTCTGCGCCCTCTCGTCGATGCAGGAACCGTCGAAATGCTCGGTGGGCCTCTGGCACATCCGTTCCAGCCGCTCATGGACGAGCGCCTCCGGGAATTCTCCCTGTCCGAGGGCTTGGCCGACGCGCGCATGCGTCTGGGCACGCGACCCGACGGGATCTGGGCGCCGGAGTGTGCCTACGCGCCCGGCATGGAACGAGGTTATGCAGACGCCGGGGTCACCCATTTCATGGTCGACGGCCCCGCGCTACGCGGAGACACGAGCCTGGGAAGACGGGTGCGCGATTCCGACGTTGTCGCCTTCGGTCGCGACCTCGAGGTCAGTTACCGCGTGTGGTCACCGAAGTCCGGCTACCCGGGCCACTCCGCCTACCGGGATTTCCACACCTACGACCACGCAACAGGACTCAAGCACGCGCGAGTGACCGGCCGGGGAGTCGAGTCGGCAGACAAAGCCCCCTACGACCCCGAGGCTGCGTCGGCTGCCGTCGACAAACACGTCACCGATTTCGTCGATACCGTCCGTCGTCGCCTTCGCAGCGAATCGAATCGAATCGGCCGACCCGCACTCGTCGTCGCTGCGTTCGACACCGAACTGTTCGGCCACTGGTGGTTCGAGGGGCCCGTGTGGCTCGAACGGGTGCTGCGCGCGCTCCCCGAAGCGGGTATCGATGTCGGAACACTCGCGGACGCACGCGACAGGGGCTTCGTCGGGGCTCGCGTCGATCTGCCCCTGTCATCGTGGGGCTCCGGCAAGGACTGGCGAGTCTGGAACGGTGAGGCCGTCCAGGACCTCGTCGGTCTCAATGCAGAGGTCACCGCGACGGCACTCGACGCCATCGACAAAAGCCGGGACCATTCCTTCGGCAAGCCCGAATTGCGCAACCGAGTGAACGACCAGATGGTGCGTGAGACACTGAACACAATCGCAAGCGACTGGGCGTTCATGGTCAGCAAGGATTCTGCCGCCGAATATGCACGTCAGCGAGCGCATGTTCACGCGCATGCTCTGCGAGAGATCGCCGATGCGACCGAACGCGGCCACGCCGGCCGCGCGGCCGAACTCGCTGAGCAGTGGAATCGGGCGGATGGCCTCTTCCCAGCGCTCGATGCACGGCGATTGCGCACGGATCGACCGTTCGGAGGGGAGCGCTGA
- a CDS encoding glycosyltransferase family 4 protein, whose amino-acid sequence MKVLMVSWEYPPVVVGGLGRHVHHLATELVRSGHEVVVLARRPTGTDASTHPTHHRIEDGVLVVAVAEDPAHFVFGEDMLAWTLAMGHAMVRAGIALGKPGLGEGWTPDVVHAHDWLVAHPSIALAEHFDVPLVSTIHATEAGRHSGWISGPVNRQVHSIEWWLANDSDAVITCSASMKDEVTRLFGIRDSSVAVIRNGIDIRTWTFRRREPRQEPAKLLYVGRLEYEKGIQDAIAAMPRIRRSHPGTTLHIAGEGTQFGWLAQLARTHRVARAVSFLGSLDHTELLGWLHGADAIVLPSRYEPFGIIALEAAAAGTPLVASTAGGLGEAIVDGVTGLSFEPADVGGLATAVRRVLDNVDAAQDRAEAARKRLTVDFDWKHVADATAQVYLAAKRKVRYPLARPVIVERALPERS is encoded by the coding sequence TTGAAGGTCTTGATGGTGTCGTGGGAATACCCACCGGTCGTGGTCGGCGGCCTCGGCCGGCATGTCCATCATCTTGCGACCGAATTGGTCCGGTCGGGCCACGAGGTCGTCGTGCTCGCGCGTCGTCCAACCGGGACCGATGCATCGACGCACCCGACCCATCACCGCATCGAGGACGGTGTGCTGGTCGTCGCGGTTGCCGAGGACCCCGCTCACTTCGTCTTCGGCGAGGACATGCTGGCATGGACGCTGGCGATGGGGCACGCCATGGTGCGTGCAGGCATCGCGCTCGGCAAGCCCGGACTCGGTGAGGGATGGACGCCCGACGTCGTTCACGCACACGACTGGCTCGTCGCCCACCCCTCCATCGCGCTGGCGGAGCACTTCGACGTGCCGCTTGTGTCCACGATCCACGCGACCGAGGCAGGCAGGCACAGCGGCTGGATTTCCGGCCCCGTCAACCGGCAGGTGCACTCGATCGAGTGGTGGCTCGCCAACGATTCCGACGCTGTCATCACGTGCTCGGCATCCATGAAGGACGAAGTGACGCGACTGTTCGGCATCCGGGATTCGTCCGTCGCAGTGATCAGGAACGGAATCGATATCCGCACCTGGACTTTCCGACGTCGCGAGCCGCGACAGGAGCCGGCGAAGCTGCTGTACGTGGGGCGACTCGAATACGAGAAGGGCATTCAGGACGCAATAGCCGCGATGCCCCGCATTCGCCGCAGCCACCCTGGCACCACCCTGCACATCGCCGGTGAAGGCACCCAGTTCGGATGGCTGGCTCAATTGGCCCGGACACATCGCGTCGCACGGGCTGTCTCGTTCCTCGGCTCGCTGGATCACACCGAGCTACTCGGCTGGCTGCACGGCGCCGACGCGATCGTCCTGCCCAGTCGGTACGAGCCGTTCGGGATCATTGCTCTGGAAGCTGCGGCGGCCGGAACCCCGCTCGTGGCGTCGACCGCAGGTGGCCTCGGCGAGGCGATCGTCGACGGCGTCACCGGGTTGTCGTTCGAACCGGCCGACGTCGGTGGACTCGCGACCGCAGTCCGACGGGTGCTCGACAACGTGGATGCAGCTCAGGATCGGGCGGAGGCCGCCAGGAAGCGCCTCACCGTCGATTTCGATTGGAAGCATGTCGCCGACGCAACGGCGCAGGTGTACCTCGCGGCCAAGCGGAAAGTTCGATATCCGCTGGCCCGGCCCGTCATCGTCGAACGTGCTCTACCCGAAAGAAGCTGA
- a CDS encoding acyltransferase produces MTSMWNAPLRSRWRGSRRRDEDQARFLTLDSLRWVLHNKAYTPWYLVRYYRLARFKAANPHVILRGMVFLGKNVEIHSTPELSRLEIGRWVHIGDGNAIRCHEGSLRIGDKVVFGKDNVVNTYLDIEIGASTLVADWCYICDFDHRMDDVTTPIKDQGIVKGPVRIGPDTWIAAKVTVLRETSVGRGCVLGAHAVVKGTIPDYSIAVGAPAKVVRNRKADWEAGAAKRAEYIAALEDIERKKALKAAETARGDSASFG; encoded by the coding sequence ATGACGAGCATGTGGAACGCACCGCTGCGTTCACGGTGGCGCGGATCCAGGCGACGCGACGAAGATCAGGCGCGCTTCCTCACACTCGACTCACTGCGCTGGGTCCTGCACAACAAGGCGTACACCCCGTGGTATTTGGTCCGGTACTACCGTCTCGCCCGGTTCAAGGCAGCGAACCCTCACGTCATTCTTCGCGGAATGGTGTTCCTGGGGAAGAACGTCGAGATTCATTCGACGCCGGAGCTGTCGAGGTTGGAGATCGGCCGTTGGGTTCATATCGGTGACGGGAACGCGATCCGCTGCCACGAAGGCTCGCTGCGCATCGGCGACAAGGTGGTGTTCGGGAAGGACAACGTCGTCAACACCTACCTCGACATCGAGATTGGCGCATCCACGCTCGTCGCGGACTGGTGCTACATCTGCGACTTCGACCATCGGATGGACGACGTGACGACGCCCATCAAGGACCAGGGAATCGTCAAGGGGCCGGTACGGATCGGTCCGGATACCTGGATCGCGGCAAAGGTCACCGTCCTTCGCGAGACAAGCGTCGGGCGCGGTTGTGTTCTGGGTGCCCACGCCGTGGTCAAAGGCACGATTCCGGACTACAGCATCGCAGTCGGTGCTCCGGCGAAAGTCGTTCGCAATCGCAAGGCCGACTGGGAAGCCGGGGCCGCGAAGCGAGCGGAATACATCGCGGCGCTGGAAGACATCGAGCGAAAGAAAGCACTCAAGGCTGCCGAGACAGCCAGGGGAGACTCAGCTTCTTTCGGGTAG